One genomic window of Nitrosomonas sp. Is35 includes the following:
- a CDS encoding arylesterase, whose protein sequence is MKKNFLIILIFVFTFATPATASSKTVLVFGDSLSANYGIAREAGWVALLTQRLQSEFADYQIINASISGETTLGGRNRIQQTLEKHQPEIIILELGANDGLRGAAIKSIYNNLAAIIEKCQQHNALVLLAGMQLPPNYGMTYTQKFQAIFPQLAENYKIKLVPFLLAGFGDKHEYFQADGIHPNEVAQKKIVENVWEVLYTMFKTKQVAATPEN, encoded by the coding sequence ATGAAAAAAAATTTCCTGATTATTCTGATTTTTGTTTTTACTTTCGCCACCCCCGCTACTGCATCCAGCAAAACAGTATTGGTCTTTGGCGATAGCCTGTCCGCCAATTACGGCATAGCGAGAGAAGCCGGCTGGGTTGCATTGCTCACGCAACGGTTACAATCCGAATTTGCCGATTATCAAATCATCAACGCCAGTATCAGCGGTGAAACCACGCTGGGTGGCCGCAACCGGATTCAGCAAACCCTTGAGAAACATCAGCCTGAGATTATTATCCTTGAGCTTGGTGCAAATGATGGTTTACGCGGCGCGGCAATTAAATCCATCTATAACAATCTGGCGGCGATCATTGAAAAATGTCAACAGCACAACGCTTTGGTCTTACTGGCTGGAATGCAACTGCCGCCCAATTATGGCATGACTTATACACAAAAGTTCCAGGCTATTTTTCCGCAACTCGCTGAAAATTATAAAATCAAATTAGTACCGTTTCTACTAGCCGGTTTTGGTGATAAACACGAATATTTTCAGGCCGATGGAATACACCCGAACGAAGTTGCGCAGAAAAAGATTGTAGAAAATGTTTGGGAAGTTTTATACACCATGTTCAAAACCAAACAAGTTGCCGCCACCCCGGAAAACTAG
- a CDS encoding RluA family pseudouridine synthase produces MNTQSPASIVKKCIGEEENDQRIDNFLFRRFRNVPKSHIYQLVRSGQVRVNGKRIDVSYRLQSGDMVRIPPIKITEKIAAKQIAPANFFNFTVLYEDDALLVIDKPSGMAVHGGSGISFGVIEQLRTQHPTWKFLELVHRLDRETSGVLLLAKKRSALVDLHRQIRDGLMEKHYRVMVKGEWRNTKQHVKLALDKFVTAAGERRVMVASGTHKDSKPMQAHTIFTLQKSWKNFSLLDAEIKTGRTHQIRVHLSHLGFPIAGDDKYGDFEVNKQLAKASGRNKLTRMFLHAHTLHITHPVSGARMQLQSPLSMDLQKFIDGLEHAQASHTRES; encoded by the coding sequence ATGAATACTCAATCCCCTGCGTCAATCGTCAAAAAATGCATAGGAGAAGAAGAAAACGATCAGCGGATTGATAATTTCTTATTCAGGCGTTTTAGGAATGTACCGAAAAGCCACATCTATCAATTGGTGAGAAGCGGTCAGGTTCGTGTTAACGGAAAACGGATAGATGTCAGTTACCGCCTGCAATCGGGTGATATGGTACGGATTCCGCCGATCAAGATCACCGAAAAAATTGCCGCCAAACAGATTGCCCCGGCTAATTTTTTTAACTTTACCGTTTTGTACGAGGATGACGCATTACTGGTGATTGATAAGCCGAGCGGTATGGCGGTTCACGGTGGCAGCGGTATCAGTTTCGGTGTCATCGAACAGCTGCGCACTCAGCATCCAACCTGGAAATTTCTCGAGCTGGTGCACCGCTTGGATAGGGAGACATCCGGCGTGCTTTTGCTGGCGAAGAAACGAAGCGCGCTGGTTGATTTGCACCGGCAAATTCGTGATGGTTTGATGGAAAAGCATTACCGGGTGATGGTCAAAGGGGAATGGCGTAACACCAAGCAACATGTCAAATTGGCGCTCGACAAATTTGTGACAGCAGCCGGTGAACGGCGTGTGATGGTTGCCAGCGGGACTCACAAAGACAGCAAGCCGATGCAGGCGCATACGATATTTACACTGCAAAAATCCTGGAAAAATTTCAGCTTGCTCGATGCGGAGATTAAAACCGGGCGGACACACCAGATTCGCGTCCATTTGTCGCATCTCGGGTTTCCCATCGCCGGTGACGATAAGTACGGTGATTTTGAAGTGAACAAGCAACTGGCTAAAGCCAGCGGAAGAAATAAGCTGACGCGTATGTTTCTGCACGCTCACACGCTACATATCACACACCCGGTTTCGGGAGCGCGCATGCAACTGCAATCGCCGTTGTCGATGGATCTACAGAAATTTATCGATGGTTTGGAGCATGCGCAAGCGTCACACACTCGCGAATCTTAA
- a CDS encoding ABC transporter ATP-binding protein codes for MSDNRINQPILWTQALTKQVNTGDQQLTILQDIELQVNPGEAVAIIGASGSGKSTLLGLLAGLDLPTSGKVHLDAVDIFSLDEDSRAALRGRILGFVFQSFQLLPALTAIENVMLPLELAATGNAEATARRLLERVGLGQRLHHYPKQLSGGEQQRVAIARAFATDPKLLLADEPTGNLDSATGVQIIDLMFELNREHGTTLVLVTHDESLSRRCARQIRLADGRLVR; via the coding sequence ATGTCAGATAATCGTATTAATCAACCCATTCTTTGGACGCAGGCGCTCACCAAACAAGTGAATACCGGCGATCAGCAATTGACTATATTGCAGGATATCGAATTGCAAGTAAATCCTGGTGAAGCGGTTGCAATTATAGGTGCATCCGGTTCCGGTAAATCGACTTTATTAGGGCTGCTGGCTGGATTGGATTTGCCGACTTCCGGGAAAGTTCATCTGGATGCGGTGGATATTTTCTCGCTGGATGAAGATAGCCGGGCGGCATTGCGCGGCAGGATTCTCGGTTTTGTGTTTCAATCATTCCAGCTATTGCCTGCGTTGACTGCAATTGAGAACGTTATGCTGCCGCTCGAATTGGCCGCCACCGGCAACGCGGAAGCCACTGCGCGAAGATTGCTGGAACGAGTCGGATTGGGTCAGCGCCTGCATCATTATCCCAAACAGTTATCCGGTGGAGAGCAGCAACGGGTCGCCATTGCACGCGCGTTTGCAACCGATCCGAAATTGTTATTGGCCGATGAACCTACCGGCAATCTCGATTCGGCTACCGGTGTGCAAATTATCGATTTGATGTTTGAACTCAATCGCGAGCATGGCACGACCCTGGTACTGGTTACGCATGATGAATCTTTGTCGCGGCGTTGTGCGCGCCAGATTCGCTTGGCGGATGGGCGGTTAGTGCGGTAG